Proteins from a genomic interval of Gemmatimonas sp.:
- a CDS encoding carbon starvation CstA family protein: protein MTRLLKVLPWLALAALGAGSLAFVAVNRGEQVSAAWLLTAAVCTYLIGYRFYSRIIAHDIFNLDPERATPAERLEDGRDYVPTNKWVVFGHHFAAIAGPGPLVGPTLAAQFGFLPGAIWILVGVVLGGAVQDFVILAASVRRDGKSLGQMAKEEIGTVAGTTALIAVLGIMIILISVLALVVVNALRDSPWGTVTIGLTIPIALLMGLYMRYVRPGAVLETTAIGLVLLGVSLWAGKWVSESAVWAPVFTLDGTTLSIAIMIYGFAASVLPVWLLLAPRDYLSAFVKVGVVVALAIGILWVLPPLEMPAVTKFVDGTGPVFSGKLFPFVFVTIACGAISGFHALISSGTTPKILKRESDARLIGYGSMLTESLVATMALIAACVLTPGIYFAINSPAGVIGTTAMAAADTINNWALFKPITAAELDALAKAVGENSLLSRTGGAPSLAVGMAHLFSQALGGEATMALWYHFAIMFEALFILTTLDAGTRVGRFMLQDMLGNIWKPLGKVSSYPAGIFASALFVCMWGYFLYQGVTDPLGGINSLWPLFGISNQLLATVALCVGTTVIIKMGKARYAFVTLLPMVWLVIVTMTAGLTKIFSSDPKLGFLSHAALLKQQIASGTLPANIKTVEAAQRMIFNDQLDAGVAAFFLVSVIVILGASIKEWLAVTSGRKAMVSSETPFVRTQLTGA from the coding sequence GTGACTCGACTGCTGAAAGTCCTCCCCTGGCTGGCCCTGGCCGCCCTCGGCGCGGGTTCCCTGGCCTTCGTGGCCGTGAACCGTGGCGAGCAGGTCAGCGCGGCGTGGCTGCTGACCGCTGCCGTGTGCACGTACCTCATCGGGTACCGGTTCTACAGCCGCATCATTGCGCACGACATCTTCAACCTCGACCCTGAGCGGGCCACCCCCGCCGAGCGGCTCGAGGACGGGCGCGACTACGTGCCCACCAACAAGTGGGTGGTGTTCGGGCACCACTTCGCCGCCATTGCCGGCCCCGGCCCGCTGGTGGGGCCCACCCTGGCCGCCCAGTTCGGCTTCCTTCCGGGGGCGATCTGGATTCTGGTGGGTGTGGTGCTGGGAGGGGCCGTGCAGGACTTCGTGATCCTGGCGGCCTCGGTACGGCGCGACGGCAAGTCGCTGGGACAGATGGCGAAGGAGGAGATCGGCACGGTGGCCGGTACCACGGCGCTCATCGCCGTGCTGGGCATCATGATCATCCTCATTTCGGTACTGGCGCTGGTGGTGGTGAATGCGCTGCGCGACAGCCCCTGGGGCACCGTCACGATTGGCCTCACCATTCCCATCGCGCTGCTCATGGGGCTGTACATGCGCTACGTGCGCCCGGGCGCGGTGCTCGAGACCACGGCCATCGGCCTCGTGCTGCTCGGCGTGTCACTGTGGGCCGGCAAGTGGGTATCGGAGTCGGCGGTGTGGGCGCCCGTCTTCACGCTCGACGGCACGACGCTGTCGATCGCCATCATGATCTATGGCTTCGCGGCCTCGGTGTTGCCGGTGTGGCTGCTGCTGGCGCCGCGCGACTATCTCTCCGCGTTCGTGAAGGTGGGCGTGGTGGTGGCCCTGGCGATCGGCATTCTGTGGGTGTTGCCGCCGCTCGAGATGCCGGCGGTCACCAAGTTCGTGGACGGCACCGGCCCGGTGTTTTCCGGCAAGCTCTTCCCGTTCGTGTTCGTCACCATTGCCTGCGGTGCGATCTCGGGGTTCCATGCCCTCATCTCCAGCGGCACCACCCCCAAGATTCTCAAGCGCGAGTCGGACGCCCGCCTCATTGGATACGGCTCCATGCTCACGGAGTCGCTCGTGGCCACGATGGCGCTCATTGCCGCCTGCGTGCTCACTCCGGGTATCTACTTCGCGATCAACTCGCCAGCGGGGGTGATCGGCACCACCGCCATGGCCGCGGCCGATACGATCAACAACTGGGCCCTGTTCAAGCCCATCACGGCCGCGGAGCTCGATGCCCTGGCGAAGGCCGTCGGCGAGAACTCGCTGCTGTCGCGTACGGGTGGGGCGCCGTCGTTGGCGGTGGGCATGGCCCACCTGTTCTCGCAGGCGCTGGGCGGTGAAGCCACGATGGCGCTCTGGTACCACTTCGCCATCATGTTCGAGGCGCTGTTCATCCTTACCACGCTCGACGCCGGCACGCGCGTGGGTCGGTTCATGCTGCAGGACATGCTGGGCAACATCTGGAAGCCGCTCGGCAAGGTCTCGTCGTATCCCGCCGGCATCTTCGCCAGCGCGCTCTTCGTGTGCATGTGGGGCTACTTCCTGTATCAGGGCGTGACCGACCCCCTCGGTGGCATCAACTCGCTCTGGCCGCTCTTCGGCATTTCCAACCAGCTGCTGGCCACGGTGGCGCTGTGCGTGGGCACCACGGTCATCATCAAGATGGGGAAGGCGCGCTACGCGTTCGTGACGCTGCTGCCCATGGTGTGGCTGGTGATCGTGACGATGACGGCGGGGCTCACCAAGATCTTCTCCAGCGATCCCAAGCTGGGCTTCCTCTCGCACGCCGCGCTGCTCAAGCAGCAGATCGCCTCGGGCACGTTGCCGGCCAACATCAAGACCGTGGAAGCGGCGCAACGCATGATCTTCAACGATCAGCTCGACGCGGGTGTCGCCGCCTTCTTCCTGGTGTCGGTGATCGTCATTCTGGGTGCGTCCATCAAGGAGTGGCTGGCCGTGACGAGCGGCCGCAAGGCCATGGTGTCGAGCGAGACGCCGTTCGTGCGCACCCAGCTCACGGGCGCGTGA
- a CDS encoding isocitrate/isopropylmalate family dehydrogenase, with amino-acid sequence MPTPVTLIPGDGIGPSIADATVRILGAAGCDIAWDRQVAGMAGVARWNDPIPDATLDSIKQTRVALKGPLETPVGEGFRSINVALRKTFDLYANVRPARTIVPGRFENIDITLVRENTEGLYIGVEHYVRIGDDPRAAAESVAIITRQGSERIVRYAFEYALANDRRKVTLVHKANILKYSQGLFLDVGRMVAREYEGRVQFEERIIDAMAMHLVMRPEQFDVVVTTNLFGDILSDEISGLVGGLGLAPGANIGRNTAIFEAVHGTAPDIAGRNIANPGALVLAACMMLDHIGDSGNATRIRDAFERTIREGRVLTRDLGGTAGTDAFTDAVIAKLG; translated from the coding sequence ATGCCCACACCTGTCACCCTCATCCCCGGCGACGGCATCGGCCCCTCCATTGCCGACGCCACCGTCCGCATCCTCGGCGCCGCCGGATGCGACATCGCCTGGGACCGGCAGGTGGCCGGCATGGCGGGGGTGGCCCGCTGGAACGACCCCATTCCCGACGCCACGCTCGATTCCATCAAGCAGACCCGGGTGGCGCTCAAGGGGCCGCTCGAAACGCCGGTCGGCGAGGGGTTCCGCTCCATCAACGTGGCGCTGCGCAAGACGTTCGACCTCTACGCCAACGTGCGTCCGGCGCGCACCATCGTGCCCGGCCGCTTCGAGAACATCGACATCACGCTGGTGCGCGAGAACACCGAGGGGCTGTACATCGGCGTCGAGCACTATGTGCGCATTGGCGACGACCCGCGGGCGGCGGCCGAGTCGGTGGCCATCATTACCCGGCAGGGGAGCGAGCGCATCGTGCGCTATGCCTTCGAGTACGCCCTCGCCAACGACCGTCGCAAGGTCACGCTGGTGCACAAGGCCAACATCCTCAAGTACTCGCAGGGGCTCTTCCTCGACGTGGGGCGCATGGTGGCCCGTGAGTACGAAGGACGGGTGCAGTTCGAGGAGCGCATCATCGATGCCATGGCCATGCACCTCGTGATGCGCCCGGAGCAGTTCGACGTGGTGGTCACGACGAACCTCTTCGGGGATATCCTCTCCGACGAAATCTCGGGGCTCGTGGGAGGACTCGGGCTGGCACCCGGCGCCAACATCGGGCGCAACACGGCCATCTTCGAGGCGGTGCACGGCACGGCCCCCGATATTGCCGGCAGGAACATCGCCAACCCGGGCGCGCTCGTTCTGGCAGCCTGCATGATGCTCGATCACATCGGCGACAGCGGCAACGCCACGCGCATCCGCGACGCCTTCGAGCGCACCATCCGGGAGGGGCGTGTGCTCACGCGCGATCTGGGCGGCACCGCGGGCACGGACGCGTTCACCGATGCCGTGATTGCGAAGCTTGGCTGA
- a CDS encoding metallophosphoesterase produces MAEPAPSAPAAVRVLHLSDIHCGRPFVSAHVDAALALARAQRWNAIVLSGDFSQRARVHEFEQAREIVAQFRAVAPVITVPGNHDTAWWHAPFGFGEYARLHERYRQYICQDTQPTIHAPGVTMVGLNSAWGTHPESLTWYPRDWRVKGGLTEAQLQQAHERLAAAPAGALRVLVVHHNVVRGRLSNRWGLKQPQRVLQALAAMPVDVVCTGHDHEERVELVGGRVLVSAANTLSSRMRGRRPSALNVIEADTGRVMVQAWTFDGGAFVPGPMQLVADRTDSSPRYRSPAPT; encoded by the coding sequence TTGGCTGAGCCCGCGCCCTCCGCGCCGGCGGCCGTGCGGGTGCTGCACCTGTCGGACATCCACTGCGGACGCCCGTTTGTTTCGGCCCACGTCGACGCTGCATTGGCGCTCGCCCGCGCGCAGCGCTGGAACGCCATCGTGCTGTCGGGGGACTTCTCGCAGCGCGCCCGGGTGCACGAGTTCGAGCAGGCGCGCGAGATCGTGGCGCAGTTTCGCGCCGTGGCGCCGGTCATCACGGTGCCCGGCAATCACGATACGGCCTGGTGGCACGCGCCCTTCGGCTTCGGCGAGTATGCGCGGCTGCACGAGCGCTATCGCCAGTACATCTGCCAGGACACCCAGCCCACCATCCATGCGCCGGGGGTGACCATGGTGGGGCTCAACTCGGCGTGGGGCACCCACCCCGAGTCGCTCACCTGGTATCCGCGTGACTGGCGCGTGAAGGGTGGGCTCACCGAGGCCCAGCTGCAGCAGGCGCACGAGCGGCTGGCTGCGGCCCCCGCGGGCGCCCTGCGCGTGTTGGTGGTGCATCACAACGTGGTGCGAGGCCGTCTTTCCAACCGGTGGGGGCTCAAGCAGCCGCAGCGGGTGCTGCAGGCGCTTGCCGCTATGCCCGTGGACGTCGTGTGTACCGGACACGATCACGAGGAGCGCGTGGAGCTGGTGGGTGGCCGCGTGCTGGTAAGTGCGGCGAACACGCTGAGCAGTCGCATGCGCGGCAGGCGCCCCAGTGCACTCAACGTGATCGAGGCTGACACGGGGCGAGTGATGGTGCAGGCGTGGACGTTCGACGGTGGTGCGTTCGTGCCGGGCCCCATGCAGCTCGTGGCAGACCGCACCGACAGTTCACCACGCTACCGCTCCCCCGCGCCCACCTGA